From the genome of Erinaceus europaeus chromosome 1, mEriEur2.1, whole genome shotgun sequence:
ACATACAATATACTTAGTATGTATGTGCAGCTTATTATGCATATATTTATATGCAATAAGTCTTTCCTTTATGTATTTCTTTCAGGTAGCATTTCTTCTGTTCAGTAGGTTATGTATTTCTAAAATCTTTAGTAGTAACAATACATAAAACTTGTACCTAGtattactttgcttttttttaatgcagagagCTTTAAATATTATGTTATTTATCTCTAATAATTTATAAGAGTTCATATATTAATAACAGATTGGCAGTTTTACCTACCAACAGAACTTAGGAACCACAATATCTTAGAAACATGAATCTATTTATATGATTCTAAGTGCTCAATCACAAGGAAGTTTTTATATCTACGATACGTTGCCAAGGAAGAAACCATAGAAGAGAATCTATATGTAACAATCTCACttatggaataaaactaaaataattcCTAATGTCTAGAACAAGCCATGCAAAATTATAATTAGTGAAAAGTAGGATCAGATTTGATAAAAGTGAATGACTTTCAATATTTGCACTGAATGCTTTAGTCTCTGAAATCTTCTGACATCACTTTTATAAAACACAATCTAACATATCAGGGTCCATGGACGTGAGTTCTCATTAGGCAGTGAGTGGTGGAAGGAGCATCTTTGGGCAGTCTGTTGTCTGTACACTTGGGCCACAACTGTGTGTAGAATGTGGTCTGACATATTCTCTTCTAGGTACACTCACTTGGTAAACATAATTGTAACGCTGCTTTTATTCTCAGGTGTGGGCATAGCCaccagaaaactgggaaatttggCCAAACCAAAGGTGATCATCAGCAAGAAGAGGGATACTATCACCATCAGAACTGAAAGCACCTTTAAAAATACAGAGATTTCCTTCAAGTTAGGCCAGGAATTTGAAGAAACCACAGCTGACAATAGGAAAGCAAAGGTAAACTTCAAAATTCCTCTTCAAAATCATCTTAGTCTGCTGCTAGAAAAGATGACCTCTGCTAGCATTCAAAAGTGTGGACTACTCCACTCAATTGGCAAAATGAATGTGTCTTCTGAGTCAATACAACATAAAAAATGAATGTGCTGTGAACtgagaagacaacataatggttatgcaaaaactttcatgcctgagcctttaaggttccaggttcaatctgcagcatCACCATAATACACAGTGCCCTGTGTTcattttctcagtctctctcactctttctctgtttctcttactctccctctctttctctttagctctcattaaaaatatgtttttttaaaaaaggagatgacTGTGCCTCAGGAAATTCATAAAAGTCAACACTGAATGAGCTGCTGCTTCATTCATCAACCAAAGTCTAGGCATGTCAATGATGTGAACTTGTCTTTGCAGAGCATTGTAACAGTGGCAAGAGGTTCACTGAATCAAGTGCAGAAATGGGATGGCAAAGAGACGACAATAAAGAGAATGCTAGTGGATGGGAAAATGGTAGTGGTAAGCATATTTTCACttataaattaagaaataaagctaAATAGATAAATTGGTTATAGTATTTCCATAAgagtctcttttaaaaaaatacaaatagataATGACATCTGAGAATAAAGTCAGAGTTCTTGCTTAAGTGATACATAGTCCATTGAATATTCATTTATAAGTATACGTCCAAGAAGATAATGTTTTAAACTTTTAACATTGTAATAATCACATTATTATAATAatgatattaatatattttagaaGTAATAAAACTGTTTTTGTAGAAATAACAACATGTAAAAACGGTAACCTTAAAGGTATGTATGAGTAGACATGATTAGTTTTTAACTCactaaaagaaaagcaaactaaGTTTTACAGACAAATCAAGCTCTAAAAAATTCATTTGGGGTATTTGCAAATATCCTAACATTTTACATTCAAGAATTCATAGTGAGACGGggcagatagcacagtggttatgtgaacagactctcatgcctgaggctccaaggttccaggttcaatcccctacaccaacataagccacagctgagcagtgttctggtaaaaaaaagaaaaaaaaaacctagtgggggttgttatgtggaaaactgggaaatgtaatgaatatacaaactattatatttactgttgactgtaaaatattaatcccccaataaagaaataaaatctacaaaaaaaattccATAGTACCTTGGAAAAAACATACTAATAATCCAAACAGAACTCAGTTCATCAAACATTTCTTTTAGGCAATAGATAAGAATGACAGAATTTACACAAGGCAATTTTTCTTTATGCTCTGTGCTAACACAAATAATGACTATAAATTCAAGTAGCATGTTGGATGTCTCTTTCTATATTATAGAAATTCTTaccactgggggctgggcggtggtgaacctggttaagagcacatagtacaagcaGCGTAAGGACccagcacagggatcctggttcgagcccccagctccccgcctctAGGGGGAGGtcctttcataagcagtgaagctggtctgcaggtgtctgtcttcccctctcctctcaatttctctttgtcctatcaaaaaaaaaaatcgaaaatgtccacaggagtagtggatttgtagtgcaggcactgagctagtgatgaccctggaggaaataggatgaaagagagaaagaaagaaagaaagaaagaaagaaagaaagaaagaagaaagaaagaaagaaagaaagaaagaaagaaagaaagaaagaaagaaagaaagaaagaaagaaagaaagtgaaagaaggaaaggaaggaagaaaggaaggatggaaggaaagggaaggaaggaaggaaggaaggaaggaaggaaggaaggaaggaaggaaggaagggaaattcTTATCGCTAAATGTACAACAGATTTACATGGGTAGAAATTTCAGTATGGGGATCTCAATACTGAACAATGGAGTAGAAATCTCTTGGGAAAAAGCCATATGTGGTTTTTAACATCCCcagataatataaatataaataaaacaactttTAAATTAGATTCCAATGTATGTAAGTTATGAATAAAAAattgtcactttaaaaaaaaccctctgcAGTAGTAACAGATCAATTTTGAAAGTGTTTCTCCTATAGTGCTCAAAATTCCAAATTACTGGGGACTGAAATGCTGATATGTTATTCATTGCTAAGCTTAATCTTATGACattgttctttatttctcttcttaatATAAATTTGTTGTTCCCTAGGTTGACTTTTAGGTATtcaatcactctctctctctttttaaggaaTGTAAGATGAAGGGTGTGGTCTGCACAAGAATTTATGAGAAGGTCTAAGAAAATCATTTCCTCATTGAAGTGATATTTGACCATTCGGTGCTAAAAAAATCAACTGTTTCCATTGGCAAGGTGTGACAATACTGCTGCTTGTTCTTGCTTTTGTCTTAACTATAGGCAAAGCACTAAGTTGAGGAATAATTTAAAATTCAGTGTTAAAATTCATATTTTACATTTTCAGCATCCTGTAATTTACAAGTATGAACTTAGAATATTAAAGTACGTCTATTGGCCAGAATTAAATAATTGATAATGTCATTTAATTATCTATGAAATGCTAACCTTTGTTACACATTGTATTTCTGAAATGTAAAAGGAAGTAGTAGGATAGTAAAAGGAAGTACATATGCTGATCAGGCTCAGCGAATTCAATGCTTTCAGGGGTCATGAGAACAGTGAGGGAAAAagactagaatatatatatatatatatatatatatatatatatacacaaaaaggAGCTGTTTTATATCAAAGAATTCTCGACTCAATAATCAAAATTATTCTATGATTACAGATGAACTGTCAAAATGTGTCTAAGTATGAAACTATAAATTGATAATATTCTGTCTTGGGATCCATATCTGGatctaataatgaaaaaaacaaattcaaatgtatttaaaaaagggTAGGGAATTCCAACAAGATAGAAGACAgggtagtcgggtggtagcacagcaggttaagcacaagtggcgcaaagcgcaaggaccagtgtaaggatccccagctccccacctgcaggggagtcacttcacaggcagtgaagcaggttaggggtgtctgtctttctctccccctctctgtcttccgctcctctttccatttctctctgtcctatccaacaatgacatcaataacaacaataataactacagcaataaaaaatattataagtAATCGCAAGATGATCTAAAGTGTGCAGCAAGACTGGGGAGATAACTCAGTGGGTAGGGCACATGCCAAGGTTTGTGGCCAAAGGTTCAAGTTCCTAGCACCTCTCTAATACTGGAGGAAGccctggtgctgtagtgtctctctcagtatatctgaacttttttttttttaaaaaaaaaagatgaaagacggGTAAGGAAGGCAGACTCACCTCCTCCATGCATCGTTAGTTTTACAGAATTATGGTATTATAGTCCCTAAGCAGGGACTGGATGGCTACGAGAGTACTATATTTTCAGGAAGAGGTGTCAGGAGCCTTTGGTAAGAAAAACTGTAACTTAATTTTTAccagtgctggggagatagcaaagacattcattcatgcctgagacttgaaGGCCCaagattcaatctcctgcaccactataatatatagccagagctgagcagaaggaaaaaaaaaaaaaaaaaagagcaagccaGAGCATTCTGactcaagagacagagaaaggttaTCATATTGAACCTTCACTTCCGAGACTTGAATGCCCAAATCAAGGGCTCTGATACTTGGGGCTTTCATCAGTGAGAGGAGCATGTTTTCCCAACTGTATGCAATagaaagatttccctctgcaaagCAGTGggactggggagccagagatccATGCATGAATGTGGAGATGCAGACAGATTAAGAGTATGGCAATCACCAGACAACAGGAAATGAGTGTGGAGCCAAAATTCAAGGGAGAACTACTCTACACCCCTGTCATTTTGGATGACCGAAGCTGGTTCTTCTGGTTGCTAGCACAGAGCTTGTGCAGCATGATGACTGAAGGTATGAGACTGCAATCCCTGGCTATAAGTACTTGGAGTTCTAGTCCATTTATTGGTGGAGCTTGCTGGGAGCTAAACAAGCTCTACTGTGGCCTATAACAAGCCTTTGTGTTGTGCAGGGCATCTGTTCTTCTCACACCTGCAACCAGCACTGGGCATTCATTTGCCTATCATGTTTGTTAGCTTTCTGATTTGAACCGGAGCATCCCAGCTGAAAGTGATCTGTAGAGGAGGCCACATTTTATACTCCACAAATCCTTATTTTACCTACTCGCGACTGCCATTGGAAATGTGACCTGGCAAGTTACCAAATCTGTATCTCTTATACAGCATTTTTCCTACCTGTAAACCTGTGAAGGACTCAGTCTACAGAATCTTCAGGTTAGATTTTTGACCAGAGTTGAGGAGAAGTGATAACTCAAAATGTCTAGGAAGATCCTGGCTGGAACTAGCCTGGAGGAACAGGTGATTCAAGAGCTGGCCTTAGTTCAGACATCAGCAACCCCTAAGGAGCCTCAAATCCACGATAACCTCTAATAGCAGTCTCCTTACTGCACAACTGCTACCCTGTATTAGAGCAAGAATTCTAGTCATCTAAATAGGGTTAGAATGATCAGTATATTAAGCAGCAGACATGATAGCCTcttggaagttaaaaaaaaaaccatatgattaCATTTTGTAAACTATAATCCTGATAGAAGTCCCACACatacctaataataataataacaatgtgaTTCTTAGGGCAGACTAGTGGAGCACTcacctgagcacacacattgatgtgtataagggctcaggttcaagtccccactccccacctgcaaagagtaAATTTCACTaacagtaaagcagtgcagcAAGTATAacagtttctttctccttctctatctcccttccccctttcaaattctctctgccctatcaaataaaataaataatttttaaagagaaaatataacTGTTTAACTCAACACAGAGAAGTTTATATATAATCTCtagcaaaacaaagaaacataaGACTATACCACAAATgagaagacaaaacaaaagcCATTGGAGACTTCAAATACAATAGAATTAGATAAATTATATAAGGAGTTTAAAGCAATAGTCTTAAAAATGCTAATTTAAATAAGAGATGCTACTGATAAAGGAGATGAGACAATAAGAATAATGGGAatattccgggtgcatctgggtgacaagtctagcagatggagatttgtctcaagtggcctcccccagggctctgttctggctcctacgctatttaatatttacatcaatgacctcccagaaacttcttcaaggaagttcatctacgccgatgacatctgctgtgcaactcaggcatccaagttcgacatcctcgaggaaacattcacgaaagacatgtctctgatatctgattactgtaaaaaatggcgactaatccctagcactgcaaaaaacggtatcatctgttttccatctacaccatgcctcggcctcgcatgagcttaatgtgcagcttggcgatacaagaatccggcatgaagcccagccagtctatctcggcgttactctagatcgcactctgtcatttcacgaacatctcataaaaactgcagcaaaggtgggcacgaggaataacatcattgcaagactggccagctcctcatggggcgcgagcgcttccacactacgatcatcatctctggcattatgctattccactgcagaatactgtgccccagtatggttccgtagcccccatgtccacttggtcgattccaaattatattcctccatgaggataatttctggaaccatccgttccaccccggttccatggctgccagttcttagcaacattgccccgccagatattcgtcgggttgcggcatcatctaagttcatttcccacatctacgctcgaccggacctgccaatatacgcggatatctttgcccaccctgtccaacgcttgacgtctcgtcatccaatctggtcccctatgcctacactgaacttctctattccagtctcttggaaacagagttggcagtcagctgaggtaaagaacaaacacctcatcacagacccctgcaagcgtcaacccggctttgacctagcacgttatgattgggccctcctcaattgctatcgaacaggccatggccggtgcgccgctatgttccatcgctggggagccagagacgacccgaactgcccctgcggctccagacagactatgacccacatagtcaacgactgccacctctccagattcaaaggaggtctcgaaactttacatcaggctcaacctgacgctgttgactggctacggaagaagggcaaacgctagaagaagaagaatgggaataTGAAAAAGTTTAGACTGAAATTATGAACTTCAGGAATACAGTAGCTGAACTAAAGAATTTAATAGCAGTTTAAAACACTCAAAGATATTagtaaagaaaagaaggggcTGGTGAAATAATTCAATTGGATAgagccatgtgtgcaacccaagttcaagttcagtTCTCATtgtagtgaaggaagctttggtgctgaaatctttcactttctctctgtctctgtctttaaaaagcaagaaagaaaaagagagaaagagcaaaaagAACAATTGGAACATATGAGACTAATGTAAGAGCTATAGAATACAGCATCCATATTATAGGGtcctgagatggagagagagtgaaaagaaTATAAACTTATTTGGCAAAGTAATTGCTAAGTATTTCCCTAATTTTAGAAAAGATCTAAACATCCAAATACAAAAATCCTGGGGAgcagcagtgatgcacctggttaagaccacctgtcaccatgttcaaggacccagcattgagaccccacttcccacctgcaagggggaacttcacaagtggtggagtaagtcttcaggtatctctctttctctctgtcttccccaccccctctcaatttctctctgtcctatccaattaaaaaaaaataagaaaggaaataatGGCCAGAAGCTGTGAATTTGTGGATTTCATCatattggcactgagccccagcaataaccctggtggcaaaaaggggAACAAATCAATCCTGAACAAAATAAACATGTACTGGCATACTCTAATACATATTATATTTAAAGTGTTAAAAActcagaagggggaaggggagtgtGAATGGGGAGTGAGTTCTAGTGTCCTGTAATGGAGAAGGAAAATGGTTTGATGGTGAGATGTACTGACACCTATCTAGGGAGTTGTGAAACTGAACCCTAGGACACAACACTGaaaatcaacattccctcaataaagtaatatgcaagtttaaaataaataaataaacaaacatgagGACAGGACAGCACAAGCATCTAAATACGAACGGCTTATAAGATAATTCCTAAAGGATTACCAAAGAATTCCTCAAATGAAAACTTGCAGGACAAAAAAGAATATCATATA
Proteins encoded in this window:
- the LOC103110940 gene encoding myelin P2 protein, which gives rise to MNNRFLGTWKLVSSDHFDDYMKALGVGIATRKLGNLAKPKVIISKKRDTITIRTESTFKNTEISFKLGQEFEETTADNRKAKSIVTVARGSLNQVQKWDGKETTIKRMLVDGKMVVECKMKGVVCTRIYEKV